The nucleotide window TCATGAATTGGAAAGGTGAAGCCCATGAGTGAAGCAAGCCAAGCTCTGCAGAAGATTGCGAGAGGAACGGGAATTGTCTTTGCTGGAACAATTATTTTAATGTTCTTCGGGTTTTAAGCAGGGCGATAATAGCGAGGTACTTTTCCACTGCAGAGTATGGAGTGTTTAACTTGGCATTGACTGTTTTGAGTATTGCTCTTGTAATAGCTACGCTTGGCTTTCAGAATGCCCTCCCCAGGGAAGTTGCCTTCTACAGGGAGAGGGAACCCTCGAGAGTTAGGGATCTAATTTCAACGGCTTTGGTTATTGTAGCTGTGAACAGTTTAATTTGGACAGCGATTCTGTTTTTAGAGGCGGGGAATATTTCTCAGGTTTTCAAAGATGCGAGGCTGGCACATGCTCTTAGGATAGTAGTTTTTGCATTGCCTTTTTGGGCGTTAACTGCTGTGATAATCTCTATTTCTCGTGGATTTGGTAGGGTCAGAGAGCAGGTATATTTTCAGAATATCGTTTATCCAACGGTGTTTATGCTCTTTGTTGTGGTAGGGGCGTTTCTAAAGCTCCCCTCTGCGTTTGTTTTTGGTGCTTACGTCGCTACTCAGGTTCTTACACTCCTAGTCCTAGCCTTTAGCGCATGGAGGATTAAGCTTTTTGAGTTTAGAGTTTCGCTGAATTTAAGACTTGGAAGTAAACTTCTAAAACTTTCAGTCCCATTAATGCTTGAAGGAATCGCCGGTTTTGTAATGAGGTGGACTGATACTTTGATGCTCGGTTATTATAGAACTTCGGAAGTTGTTGGTCTTTATAATGCTGCTACCCCAATTGTTAGGGTGCTCCCACTTTTCTTAAACTCTGTGGGCATTATTTACCCATCCCTAGCAGCTATCCTATATGCTCAAGGAAAAACCACTGAACTCAGCGAGTATATCAACTAATAACCAAGTGGATATTTTTGGCAACTTTGCCCCTATTTTCAGTGATAATCTTGTTTCCAGAATCCAGCAGCTCAGGTATTAAGAATATTGGCTTTAGGTTTTATACTTTTTTAGGACCAAATGGATGGACTCTAATTGTGATTAGAGAGAATATATTCACAATGTATTCAGCTATTCTTTCCGCAATAATAAACATAATTTTGAATATTCTCCTGATTCCAAACTATGGAATGGAAGGAGCGGCAGTAGCAACAGCCTCTGCATACATAGTTATAAATAATTAGGCTTTACCAGAAGACTAAGATTTATCCATTCAGCTGGAACTACGTGAAGCCTTTGATCATTAGTTTTGTTTTATTGGGACTGATTCAGGGTTTGCACTTG belongs to Pyrococcus abyssi GE5 and includes:
- a CDS encoding oligosaccharide flippase family protein — translated: MFNLALTVLSIALVIATLGFQNALPREVAFYREREPSRVRDLISTALVIVAVNSLIWTAILFLEAGNISQVFKDARLAHALRIVVFALPFWALTAVIISISRGFGRVREQVYFQNIVYPTVFMLFVVVGAFLKLPSAFVFGAYVATQVLTLLVLAFSAWRIKLFEFRVSLNLRLGSKLLKLSVPLMLEGIAGFVMRWTDTLMLGYYRTSEVVGLYNAATPIVRVLPLFLNSVGIIYPSLAAILYAQGKTTELSEYIN
- a CDS encoding polysaccharide biosynthesis C-terminal domain-containing protein, whose protein sequence is MIRENIFTMYSAILSAIINIILNILLIPNYGMEGAAVATASAYIVINN